From a single Pseudomonas sp. A34-9 genomic region:
- a CDS encoding response regulator, which translates to MSDHDILSDAEREALSAVMLEPDLPPQRVLIVDDDKDARELLSEILALDGIRCMTAASGETALKMLEEKPSIGLVITDLRMGHVGGLELIRQVRESVRAAMPIIIVSGDADVKDAIAAMHLSVVDFLLKPIDTGKLLALVKHELGIEP; encoded by the coding sequence ATGTCCGACCACGATATTTTGAGCGATGCCGAGCGAGAAGCGCTCAGTGCAGTCATGCTCGAACCTGACCTGCCACCGCAGCGCGTATTGATCGTCGATGACGACAAGGACGCCCGGGAGCTGTTGTCGGAGATTCTCGCGTTGGACGGCATTCGTTGCATGACGGCGGCCAGTGGTGAGACTGCGCTGAAGATGCTGGAGGAGAAACCTTCGATCGGGCTGGTCATCACCGATCTGCGCATGGGCCATGTAGGTGGGCTCGAGCTGATTCGCCAGGTGCGTGAGTCGGTAAGGGCGGCGATGCCGATCATCATCGTCTCGGGCGATGCCGATGTGAAAGATGCGATTGCGGCGATGCATTTGAGCGTGGTGGATTTTCTGCTCAAACCGATTGATACGGGCAAGTTGTTGGCGTTGGTGAAGCATGAATTGGGGATTGAACCCTGA